The stretch of DNA CCAATTCTGTTGGTGCGTTGAAGGGCAACGCCTCGCCGCGACTTCTTGTACGAAATGTCCGACACGACGGGGCGAAAGTCGCCGTCATCTTGATCCGAAGGTTGCTGAGGGTCATGTGCCAGCTCATCGTTCTCCAGATCAACGACACTCTTAGTGTTGGCGGTGTAGAGACTGGCTGGTTGGGGTGGACGTTGCCGCAGTTTGCGGGTCTCGCGAGTTGCTCGATCATTCAGCACGCCGTCGCTGTCATCATCAGACAAGAAGGACTTGGGCGCAGAGGCCTGGCGGGAGCTGGGAGCCCGCAGTCGCAAGCTGCGGCCAGCTCGCAATCTCCGTTGTCGGGGCACATCTTCATCGTCCATGTCAATATCCATGGCACCGCCCTCGGACTCCAAATCGTCCCCGTCGGAATCCCAATCATCCTCAGAACCGTGCTTGCGTTTGCGGCTCGACATGTTTCGGTTGTTGAATAATCGCAGCGCTTCGGAGCCGTTctcaagaagcagcagctcttCTGACGTTATCTAAGGGCTGCGTTAGTCGTGGTGCTGTTGTAGCAGTTGACGAGGGCATGGAGCAATTGCGAAGGATTGGGTTTATTAAGCGGCGCAAGATATGTGTGAAGGGGGTggaacggcggcgagggtaGGCAGATGTGAGGAGCGTGATGGACTGCCATCCGATCCAAAGAGTGCGGAGCACAGTGCCCCAGGTCAGGCAGAGAGCAGGCGAGAGGTGTGCAGCGTTTGCGGTGGAAGCTACCGCAGAAAGCTGCTTGAGCGAGTGTGCTGGGCATGGCGCAACTCGGCggctcgcctcgccggcgtggaaACCACAGGCCCCATGCGTTCATAGGCGCGAGTGGCGCATACATTTGCTGGGGCCGTGCATCACAGGAGACAGCATAGACAAAAATGGGAATCACGTACCAACTCTTGTCTGCCATCAGTCATCTCGACCCGGTATTCGACTTTGCCTCGGCCAGGAATCGCATCCGCAATGTGCTCAACGATATGGCTGTAAACGTCGTCGTATTCTGCGCGCAACTCGGGCGGCATTTCTGGTATGGCGATCTCGAGACGGGTTCCGGGTGTGTCTTGAGGTGTCGgctcggtcggtcggtcaggCGATATCTCTGAGAGCTgcggcagctcgtccagcagAGGCTGGGCCGGTGGCGAAAGCTGCATCTCTCCATCTTGCGTGGTACCATCTGCACCGTGCTCAATCCCAGTCTCGTTCATCGACACAACGGGCACGTCCGGGCTGCTGTGGCGCCAGTTGTCGCCCTCCTGACCGACCTCGCTGGTGACGAAGTCGAACGAGATCTGGGGTATTGGCGGGGGGTGGTCTGGGCTCGAGATACCGGCAGCATCAGTCGAGGGCTCTGGTTCCCGGATagcgtcgagcagcttggtgaccgcctcgtccagggcGTTGTCATCGTCCATCTGCCTCGCGTGTCAGCGGTGATGCGCGCCTGAAGATGTCCCCGCCATGCGCCCACGGCTCCGGCGCGGCCAAGCTTACCTCGAGAGTCGGGCTCACCATGGCATTCGATGCCCTGGCGGTCGATGGTGGAGGTGGGAACCATGGGGTTGGTCGGTTGGGGTCGACTGGCGTGAAGAAATGATGCCAGGTCTGGCCATCGTCTGGCAGGTGTCAGTCGCAACAGCCAGCTGGCAGACGCGATTTCGGCAATGCGAGGCACGCGTACGAAAGTTAGTAGGCTCCAGTGCAGTCCATGGTGGGGCAGAGACCCGCATGCCAGGGATGACCCAATCAATGGGCGATTGGCGCTgtcaccgcccgcgccgtcgggcgcCTGATCCTTGCAGCTGTGGTGGCAGAAAAAGTTCCTTTGCAGCTGATTCTACCTAATAATAATCGACAGTCCAGCAGACTGCAAGCCATGCTTCGTACGTAATTTTCTTGGGACACGCATACGACCACTTCATTGCAATTGCCGCATATAATGTCATGACAATTGCAAATAAACTGAGAGCCGTCGGCATGTGCCGGCCTCTCACGCGAGAATTATCACTTCGTCCATTCTCGACGActtccatcatcaccgcccgcGCACCCAGGTTATCAGCGATACACAGGGGCTTACGCCAGTCGGAGAAGGCGACTTTCGGTGAGCGGTGGCCTTCAAGGGATGCGTCATCCAAAAAATCTAGAGACACACGAGGCGGCGCCAGAACTAGCAAGGCGCTTGAaggcgcggcgtcgtggcgccagcagcagaagctCAGGAAGAAGCTGGACCGCAAGGcagccgacgatgaggatgaagagAGTGGGCGGCAAACAAGGCGGAAGCGATTTCTCGATCCGGAATCCAACTTTGGCAAGAAAAGTTTGGTGTACCAGCTCAAGCACGGAGAACTGAAGGAACGAGCTGCGTCTCTAGATCTACAGGAGCCTGTccgtcctgcgcctcggccttACAATGACCGCTCGCGCCCTTGGGGGCCTGCATCTCGCAACGAAAAAGAgtctgcccgccctgccAGCCGACCCTACAACGACCGGTCGCGCCCACAAAGAACAGCGCCCACCAAGGATGTCCGCCAGTCTCGCCccgcagacgacgatgactcGCTTGGCAAAGCCGAATTCAAGGGACGTGGAAGGGGAatgatgccgatgacgatACACTACACAACCGCGGCGTCCCAGTTTCTCTACGGCCGGTCCGTCGTCAAGGCAGCACTAGAGCAGGCGAGGCGCAAGCTCTACAAGCTGTACATCTACGGCGGCGAAAATCGAAAAGACTCAAAAGACAACGACATCATGATGGCCCTGGCCAGGAGACACGGGGTGCCCATCAAGATTGTTCCGAACGAGGAGCAACGTCTCATGGACAAGATGAGCATGGGGCGTCCGCACAACGGCTTCGTCTTGGAGacatcgccgctgccccaACCACCCGTGCAATCCCTGGGCAAGCTCGAAGAGTCTCCCACGAGGCTCGGGTTCCACGTCCTGCTTGACCATCAAACtagggaggaggagatggtcAACGGCACCGACACTTTCGTTCCTCGTTCCAATGATGTCACGCCAAAGCCGTTCGTGTTGCTTCTCGACGAGATACTTGACCCTGGCAATCTCGGGGCGCTCCTCCGCACGGCAAGCTATCTCGGCGTAGATGCTGTGGGCATCACCAGCCGCAACTCGTCTACGCTGACACCCGTCGTGCTCAAGTCAGCGGCAGGAGCCGCTGAGGAACTCAGCATCTTCACCGTTGACTCGCCGGTCCAGTTCATTGAGGACTCGAAGAAGGCCGGATGGAAAACGTACGCAGCTGTGGCCCCGCCAGACCGCAAGCTCGTGAAGCGGCATGGCGACAAGTTCATCTCGACCGACGCCATCGAAAAGATGAGCCCGCTGGAGCGCGACCCATGCGTCCTGATTCTTGGCAACGAAGGCCACGGCTTGTCAAAGCCCATCAAGGTGGCAGCGGACTATGAGGTCTCAGTCCCGCGGTTCGTGCAAGGCAGCAGTGTGGATAGCCTGAATGTGAGCGTGGCAGCCGGGCTGCTGTGCCACTCGTTTGTCAAGGGGTCAATGGCTGAGGCGGTTGCACCCGTAGAGACACGGCGACATGGTCGTGGCGGAGAGGGAGCGAGTGTCGCGGAGCAGGAAACCGACAAGGGCGAGTCGATTTTCTGAGCATCTGGTATCTAACCATCTCAACATGTAATATGTAACGATATGACTATCTCAACCCACTGCAGCAAGGCATTGGGGGCATCGCTGCGCAAAGAGTGTCTTGTGCTGAGCATCTATTTGCCCTCCCAACTTGAACCTAATAAGGTCAGTAGCGGTGCTGGAGTGGTgcgggccgctgccgtgcgCTGTGGGCCCCGTGGAAAGTGCCGGCGCCAGTACTACCTGTAttcgtatactgtatgcGGTACGTCATGGACCCTGGGATGAGCCATGTGTCTTTGCGTTCCAGTCCTGTCCCGCACGGCGGGCTACGTACGGTGCGGGTTACAGTACTATTTCGCTGCGTCAACTTTCGCGATCATTGTACGAATCATGCAACAGTGCAAACGGGTTTTTCTTGGATTGGGAAATTTCATCCAATGCTTAGGGTTGGGTTCGAATGAGGGACGCTTGGATAGACCTCGTGTTCCCAGCCACCGATTTGTTACACCCGCCTAAAAAACCGCTACTGCAAATTATAAGTCGAACTCGCTTCTTTGGCGTTGGCAAACGTCGCACAACCAACGACTCCAGCGCCAGACGCATACACAAAGGCAAAGACGCACGACCGCGCCTCTGACGAGAGCGACTTCGGGTTACTCACGCATCAATCACGTGCGGTCGCGCTCCCATCAGTCCCGTCAAACGCCAGGATAGGCACGTAGCTACCCTGCAGGCGggctcatcgccatggcgccccCTTCGTCGATGCTGCTCCTCCCAGCCTCGATCCTGGCGCTCGTTTCTCAGGCCGCGGCTGCCCAACAAGTTCCCACGGCGGTCAAGAAGCTCTCTCTAGACTCTAGCGAGAAGATTTTTCCTGAGCACCTTGCCtttgcgccgctgctgctgtcatCCGCTGGCGGGATCCAGGACAGCGATGTCTTTCTCCGGAACCTCAACCACCACAGCtatgacgacgatgaggatgctGCGGTGCAACGTCACAACGGCACGGAGCGGGTCTTTCGCCCAGCGTTCGCGcgccacctcgacgacggcgaggagcaagccctgcggcgcgcggcggcggcgcttgccCTGCTGCGTAaacgcgccgccagctgcccgactggcatgacgagctgcgcggACCAGGGCTCGCCCAACAAGTGCTGCCAGAAGGGCACCTATTGCACCGACGTGCCGGACACGATGGTCGGGCACGTCGCATGCTGTCCGGACGGGTCCAAgtgcggaggcggcgtcggcgactgccccgcgggggcgacgagctgTCCTGCTGAcctcggc from Purpureocillium takamizusanense chromosome 6, complete sequence encodes:
- a CDS encoding 23S rRNA (guanosine(2251)-2'-O)-methyltransferase (COG:H~EggNog:ENOG503NWQP); the encoded protein is MTIANKLRAVGMCRPLTRELSLRPFSTTSIITARAPRLSAIHRGLRQSEKATFGERWPSRDASSKKSRDTRGGARTSKALEGAASWRQQQKLRKKLDRKAADDEDEESGRQTRRKRFLDPESNFGKKSLVYQLKHGELKERAASLDLQEPVRPAPRPYNDRSRPWGPASRNEKESARPASRPYNDRSRPQRTAPTKDVRQSRPADDDDSLGKAEFKGRGRGMMPMTIHYTTAASQFLYGRSVVKAALEQARRKLYKLYIYGGENRKDSKDNDIMMALARRHGVPIKIVPNEEQRLMDKMSMGRPHNGFVLETSPLPQPPVQSLGKLEESPTRLGFHVLLDHQTREEEMVNGTDTFVPRSNDVTPKPFVLLLDEILDPGNLGALLRTASYLGVDAVGITSRNSSTLTPVVLKSAAGAAEELSIFTVDSPVQFIEDSKKAGWKTYAAVAPPDRKLVKRHGDKFISTDAIEKMSPLERDPCVLILGNEGHGLSKPIKVAADYEVSVPRFVQGSSVDSLNVSVAAGLLCHSFVKGSMAEAVAPVETRRHGRGGEGASVAEQETDKGESIF